In one window of Notolabrus celidotus isolate fNotCel1 chromosome 15, fNotCel1.pri, whole genome shotgun sequence DNA:
- the LOC117827390 gene encoding cilia- and flagella-associated protein 251-like isoform X1, whose protein sequence is MEIQKQKRRRLETLQEESEPEEAIEEGKTSEEEEEMQIEGGLETQEAEEQSQDEEDVLRAMRPRRLPRSLSQTESLSELPSSSSYWGGKENVSESDQFSSSDLRDVASTSGQAGSGKEQRSSSGELRVENMMEQRRRLETMQEESDTEEEIKEGKTRKEVEEEEEEEEEEEEEEKEKEEENVQLDGGFETQVAGAEELSEDEEDLNMLRAMRPRRLPRSLSQTESFSEMPSSSSHREATENVSESDLLTSVDLSNVAPPSGQAGLGKKMSSSDELRVEFSKVEWKKCNHPVFETYKPRVKERYQKKKKSSRNLFPQWLIDLMVNIEEATTHQLVVE, encoded by the exons ATGGAAATTCAGAAGCAAAAA AGGCGACGTCTGGAGAccttgcaggaagagtcagagccAGAGGAAGCAATCGAGGAAGGGAAAACAagcgaagaagaagaggaaatgcAAATAGAAGGAGGTTTGGAGACGCAGGAGGCAGAAGAACAGAGTCAAGATGAAGAAGATGTGCTGAGGGCAATGAGACCAAGGCGACTGCCTCGTTCTCTCAGCCAGACAGAGAGTTTGTCTGAACTGCCATCTAGCAGCAGTTACTGGGGGGGAAAAGAGAATGTCTCTGAGTCCGATCAGTTCAGTTCATCGGACCTAAGAGATGTTGCTTCCACATCTGGACAGGCAGGATCAGGAAAAGAGCAGAGGTCCAGCAGTGGTGAGCTGAGAGTTGAG AACATGATGGAACAGAGGCGACGTCTGGAGACCATGCAAGAAGAGTCTGATACAGAGGAAGAAATCAAGGAAGGGAAAACACGcaaagaagtagaagaagaagaagaagaagaagaagaagaagaagaagaagaaaaagaaaaagaagaagagaatgtGCAATTAGATGGAGGTTTTGAGACACAGGTCGCAGGGGCAGAAGAACTgagtgaagatgaagaagatttAAATATGCTGAGGGCGATGAGACCAAGGCGACTGCCTCGTTCTCTCAGCCAGACAGAGAGTTTCTCTGAAATGCCATCTAGCAGCAGTCACCGAGAGGCAACAGAAAATGTCTCTGAGTCAGATCTGCTCACTTCAGTGGACTTAAGCAATGTTGCTCCCCCATCTGGACAGGCAGGATTAGGAAAAAAGATGTCCAGCAGTGATGAGCTGAGAGTAGAG tTCTCCAAGGTTGAATGGAAGAAATGCAATCATCCAGTTTTTGAAACATATAAACCACGAGTGAAAGAAAGAtaccagaaaaagaagaagtcatCCCGGAAT CTATTTCCTCAGTGGCTGATAGACTTGATGGTCAACATTGAAGAGGCAACTACGCACCAACTGGTGGTTGAGTAA
- the LOC117826966 gene encoding insulin-like growth factor-binding protein 1, with protein sequence MPGLSEQLRLEALVVLAFIAVVRSSPVLTPEPIRCAVCSQEKLNDCPAIPADCKQVLREPGCGCCMACALERGASCGVHTAHCEEGLRCTPRPGEARPLHALTRGQGVCIEELGQDEVDGAPDQGSLHYLLGLNLPLDHQDTAEGQESIKAKINAIRSKLVQEGPCHIELHAALDMISSSQQKLGEKFTTFYLPNCDKYGFYKAKQCESSLVGPPARCWCVSSWNGKKIPGSSDLLGDSDCHQEITH encoded by the exons ATGCCCGGATTATCTGAGCAGCTGAGATTGGAAGCATTGGTGGTTCTGGCTTTCATAGCCGTGGTGAGGTCATCCCCAGTGTTGACACCGGAGCCTATCCGCTGTGCAGTTTGTTCTCAGGAGAAACTAAACGACTGTCCTGCCATCCCAGCAGACTGCAAGCAGGTGCTGAGGGAGCCTGGCTGTGGCTGCTGCATGGCCTGCGCCCTGGAGAGAGGAGCATCCTGTGGGGTTCACACAGCCCACTGTGAAGAGGGTCTTCGCTGCACTCCCAGGCCTGGAGAGGCCAGACCGCTCCACGCACTGACCAGAGGACAGGGGGTCTGCATTGAAGAGCTAGGCCAAG ACGAAGTCGATGGAGCCCCTGATCAAGGCTCCCTGCATTACCTGCTGGGTCTCAATCTCCCCCTGGACCACCAAGACACTGCTGAGGGCCAAGAGAGTATCAAAGCAAAGATCAATGCCATCCGCAGCAAACTGGTACAAGAG GGTCCCTGTCACATTGAACTGCATGCAGCACTTGACATGATATCCAGCTCTCAGCAGAAACTAGGGGAGAAGTTTACAACTTTCTACCTCCCAAACTGTGACAAGTACGGTTTCTACAAGGCCAAGCAG TGTGAGTCATCTCTGGTTGGACCGCCGGCTCGCTGCTGGTGTGTTTCTTCCTGGAATGGGAAGAAGATCCCAGGATCGAGTGACTTGCTTGGTGACTCAGACTGTCATCAAGAAATTACTCACTAA
- the LOC117827390 gene encoding cilia- and flagella-associated protein 251-like isoform X2, translating into MEIQKQKRRRLETLQEESEPEEAIEEGKTSEEEEEMQIEGGLETQEAEEQSQDEEDVLRAMRPRRLPRSLSQTESLSELPSSSSYWGGKENVSESDQFSSSDLRDVASTSGQAGSGKEQRSSSGELRVENMMEQRRRLETMQEESDTEEEIKEGKTRKEVEEEEEEEEEEEEEEKEKEEENVQLDGGFETQVAGAEELSEDEEDLNMLRAMRPRRLPRSLSQTESFSEMPSSSSHREATENVSESDLLTSVDLSNVAPPSGQAGLGKKMSSSDELRVEFSKVEWKKCNHPVFETYKPRVKERYQKKKKSSRNWLIDLMVNIEEATTHQLVVE; encoded by the exons ATGGAAATTCAGAAGCAAAAA AGGCGACGTCTGGAGAccttgcaggaagagtcagagccAGAGGAAGCAATCGAGGAAGGGAAAACAagcgaagaagaagaggaaatgcAAATAGAAGGAGGTTTGGAGACGCAGGAGGCAGAAGAACAGAGTCAAGATGAAGAAGATGTGCTGAGGGCAATGAGACCAAGGCGACTGCCTCGTTCTCTCAGCCAGACAGAGAGTTTGTCTGAACTGCCATCTAGCAGCAGTTACTGGGGGGGAAAAGAGAATGTCTCTGAGTCCGATCAGTTCAGTTCATCGGACCTAAGAGATGTTGCTTCCACATCTGGACAGGCAGGATCAGGAAAAGAGCAGAGGTCCAGCAGTGGTGAGCTGAGAGTTGAG AACATGATGGAACAGAGGCGACGTCTGGAGACCATGCAAGAAGAGTCTGATACAGAGGAAGAAATCAAGGAAGGGAAAACACGcaaagaagtagaagaagaagaagaagaagaagaagaagaagaagaagaagaaaaagaaaaagaagaagagaatgtGCAATTAGATGGAGGTTTTGAGACACAGGTCGCAGGGGCAGAAGAACTgagtgaagatgaagaagatttAAATATGCTGAGGGCGATGAGACCAAGGCGACTGCCTCGTTCTCTCAGCCAGACAGAGAGTTTCTCTGAAATGCCATCTAGCAGCAGTCACCGAGAGGCAACAGAAAATGTCTCTGAGTCAGATCTGCTCACTTCAGTGGACTTAAGCAATGTTGCTCCCCCATCTGGACAGGCAGGATTAGGAAAAAAGATGTCCAGCAGTGATGAGCTGAGAGTAGAG tTCTCCAAGGTTGAATGGAAGAAATGCAATCATCCAGTTTTTGAAACATATAAACCACGAGTGAAAGAAAGAtaccagaaaaagaagaagtcatCCCGGAAT TGGCTGATAGACTTGATGGTCAACATTGAAGAGGCAACTACGCACCAACTGGTGGTTGAGTAA